Proteins encoded together in one Porites lutea chromosome 2, jaPorLute2.1, whole genome shotgun sequence window:
- the LOC140928786 gene encoding inactive phospholipase C-like protein 1 → MLKKALTAIEQVVQDSKALIENCDSVHERLVQCERAGLEWHEELHNACVKEGIKGKRLTKAVESFAWNIRVLKVQAELLLNAKSECQEYLRQIQEATISTGLVKSVGCNL, encoded by the exons ATGTTGAAAAAAGCCCTGACAGCGATAGAGCAG GTAGTTCAAGATTCCAAAGCATTGATCGAAAATTGTGATTCTGTACACGAAAGG CTTGTTCAGTGCGAGAGAGCTGGCCTTGAATGGCAT GAAGAATTGCACAACGCCTGTGTTAAAGAGGGGATAAAAGGAAAGCGACTAACAAAG GCGGTGGAAAGCTTTGCTTGGAACATCCGGGTGTTAAAAGTCCAGGCGGAATTACTCTTGAACGCGAAAAGTGAATGCCAGGAATATCTTCGACAG ATACAAGAGGCAACTATCTCCACCGGTCTCGTGAAATCTGTTGGGTGTAACCTCTGA
- the LOC140926292 gene encoding inactive phospholipase C-like protein 1 — protein MKTVGVKAVDDTFKVAIQPLRDGTDLRENVQASLGNFREVCGVAPRSNLKQCIRLLASRLDLTSEFMALGLVMKDEVPFKTYSLLVINRPVCNYQNSYTWRIMEQK, from the exons ATGAAGACGGTTGGAGTCAAAGCGGTTGATGATACGTTTAAG GTGGCTATTCAACCTCTCAGGGATGGCACAGATCTAAGAGAAAATGTCCAAGCGTCTCTTGGAAATTTCAGG gaaGTCTGTGGCGTAGCGCCCCGATCAAACCTTAAGCAGTGTATCAGACTCTTGGCTTCTCGACTGGACTTAACGTCAGAATTCATGGCTTTGGGCCTTGTTATGAAAGATGAGGTACCGTTCAAGACATATTCACTTCTTGTTATAAATAGGCCAGTTTGcaattatcaaaattcatatACTTGGAGAATAATGGAACAGAAATGA